The genomic window CTCTCtgttctatttaaaatatttacatcctgCCCTATTTCCTCGCAAGGAGTGCAATGGAACCACAGCAAAGGAAACATGCATCAACGTTGCTAAGCTATAGCCCACACAGAAACTCGAacgggttttatttatttatttataacatttatatcccaccctcacTTGCGTCTTAGGGCAGCTAGCAGCATTGTTAAAAATAcaacacctggtggaatgctctgcctaccGAGATCAGAACCCTGGGGGACCTTAGTCAGCTCCgcatggcctgtaaaacagagttgttctgccaggcatatggttgacaCCTGGAATTCAACACCTGTTAGACTTAATGGCTGGCCTCCCCTGTGAAAATGCCTACTGAACCATCAAAGATTAGATCCACTCATCCAAGGAAGGaaagctctctctgcccccaaATTAACTGGCAGATGTAAGGGGAAAGCTGCAAGATGTTTTTAACTTTATACTGTATAGTGttataatatataaaattgtattttacTTAATGACATTACCTGCCCTGAGACTCATAGGAAGAGTAGGTtagaaaaataaacttttatttatttgtatttattttattttattcctgaTCACCATGGGCTTTTtgagaactttttaaaaactaaaaatcaACAGTTGCAATTGGGCTGTCACGAAATAATATTCTTATAATCTATAGCCATTATCTACTAGTTCTGCATTCTCAAtctcatgatttttttaaaggaagtctctagcccttttcattgCAAAGCTATAGAGGGAAAGATGTAGGTTGACTTACCGCTTAACTTTTCCCCAAACAGGTTCAAAAACATTGTAAAATTAATCGGTCCAGTGGCTTCTTTAAGCATAGATTCTAACTCATCATCCTTGACATTTGTTTTACCTAAGAGCAAAAGGAAATTCAGTTATCCATTGGAATATGTATATAAAATTAACTTATCTGTCCTAAACAGGCACTTTCTCTAAAACTTACTCCTTAAACAAAAGTGAAATTGAATTGTATGGCCTTCAGAAGTTTCCCATGCTTTCTTATTTCCTTTCTAATACTATGTGATCAAGAATACAGGGAGATTAAACTATTTGTATTCACAATAgcaaaatatgaaataaatatttagatCACATTCCTTCTTGCTGTGTGAATTAATGATATGAACAGGAACAGTGGGAATATTTCTAATGTGCAGAATTTAAATAAGCTCAAATTAAAAAGGCACAAGAAAAATGCAGAGGAACAACAAATGAGCTCAAAGAGGATATGATAATTTCATAGTACTTGCCTAGAGAAGCGTAGGTATCTTTTAAATCTTCTTTATCAATGAAGCCATCTCTGTTCTGGTCAATTAATGTGAAAGCCTCGAGAAAATATTATATGAAAATCttaaaacgttttttaaaaaactagctCTTTCTGATCACAACAATATTTCTAGCCACATTCACTTTGATCTTAGCAGCACTTATCATAAGACTTTGATCTTACTAAGTTTCGACTGCAATtccaagaacactttcctgggagtaacccACACCAAATAACAGGGGTGGCACAGTGTTTACATCGACCCTCTCATTAGAAAAAGAGGAGGCGCCTTAGGATATCTGCTTTAATCTAATTCTGAATCATGATGATTTGAATGTTTATAATTAGTGTTGAAGGTTTATGTTGTTGTAtgttgttactcaccctgagcccttgggaaagggtgggttataaattttaaaatattaatattattaatccACACTATTGGCATggtcaatttattattattatgtataataatagtaataataataaatcatttaTAACCTGCTCTTCCCTGAAagatcagggcaggtaacaatatataaatagGCAATAATAGTACAATATAAATATTAAGCATTACATATAAGCATTAAAATAAACCTATAGTATAAAATTAGAACAAATTTCCTAAGTCACCACCTCTCTTTTTAAATAGAGAAGTGATGTAAACACAGAGGGGTGATGAAAGGAGAGGGAGTCTAGCTTGGTGTGAGCAGAcgtgttttgggcagggagggcagAGTTCTAGTGTTGTCTctagtctcaaccataggcctggcataACAGCTCTATCTTGCAGCCACTGCAGAACTGTCCttggtcccacagggccctgatctcacccgggagagtgttccaccaggccggggccagggtcaagaaggccctggccctggtcgagccaGTTTAACATCTTCTCTCATGATTCTCTAGATTCCAGTTCAAATTTGTCAGGACAAAAGCACAATCCAGGCAAAGCAAAGCTTTTTGAAGTCCCAGTTTCAAATACATGTACTGACCAAGCATCATTGGATGAGTCTTGAGATCCTGTCCACTTTACAGAGAAAGTCACAGGCCGCCTACCTATGTCCCGCCTTCAGTCCTATTAACAAAATATTGCCCTCTGCTACAACCCTGTCACAAGCTCGTTACTTCAGCTATGGACATGCAACCAATTTTGTATCTGAAACAGACTAACAGATCTTTATCTaataagggagctttgactcacaaaagctaaTACCCTGTGAAATGTTGGTCTTTAAAGGGCTaccagactcaaattttgttcatctaCTACAGACTAacctggcaacccacctgaaacaGACCCTCATTGTAATCTAAAATTTCCCCTCTACATTTTGGGAAAAGAGCCATTTCCTTACTTCCTTAAATTCTTGAATCTGCGTCTGTTCAAAGTTGGAGAAGACGTTGGAGGAAGCTCTTGCAGCACGCTTAGCACCACCTTCCTTCTTCTTGGTTTTTCTGCTGGCCTGAAATTAAGACAATATGAACCCACCAAGAAACATCTTACATACCCACAACGAGTTCAGTCTACAATATTCCAATATTGGGTCATTCATATGGCCCTATCATGGAAAGCCCATGTTTTCTCTTTAGAGGGAAAGGCACGCTGTCTTCATGGCGTACAATGATTATCCAAAGGAAATGTATCACATCAAAACACCACCAGACAAGAATGTGGTAATGAAAATTGCCTGGCCCGTCTCCCTGGACAGTTTGCACTCACCATCTTTCCTGGAAAGTGTTACTCTGCCTCTCTCCGTCTCTCTGGAAATCTATCCTCATGAAGTGCCTCTTATACGAAGGGGAGGGTCTTGTCTTTACAGCTGGCATGTCTCAAAGGAGATCTCAAACTTCTTGAGAACCCTGAGCTCACAAGCTCTCCGCCTTACATGGTCAGCACCACAAGATACCTTCTGTTCCCCAGGGACTAAGCGAGGGATGCTTGAACTTGAAATTGTCTACCCAGCTTTTTGCCCCTAATCATGATATGTATGAGTGAGCATGGTGACAGTATTCATAGTGCTAGAAGATCATCACCCAGTGTGCTTTTAAAACTTTGAAGTTGCTCTTTATTTTGCATAAGACAgaattattattagattattaaACCACCTCTCTCCCATAGGGCTTGAGATGGCTTACATGTTAAAAATACAGAGATACATACTTTATTACTATCATTTACATTCTAAAATTTAATCACTAAATGAATGGGCCGGATCCTACAATTTTCTTCTAGTAGGTAACAGCTCATGATCTTGCAGAAGGAACTCCCCTGATGTAGCAGAAAGGAGTTTTAGGATCAAACCTACATGCTAGAAAAGTCTGGCAATCCTACAAGATGGGAACCCCTTGGCTGTCTCAGAGAATATGCACATTAAAAGCCCAGTGGCCACAATTTGAGTCACAGAGGACAAATCGGATTTTGCAGTTCCATGAATGGCAGTAATCTTTCAGCTGGGGGCTGCTCAAAAGAAATCTACCTGGAGATTTCATGATTAGCCACCTGGCTTTGCAGATATGATGGACAATAAATGTaaactgattcaagtgggtaaccataATGTAATCTGAAGTATCAAGCAATTAAAATCAGTAGATGGTGGCCTAAAATGTGACCCTTCTAGTGCATAAACTGTCTTTCCCGTTAtatgctcctctctctctccatacGTGTGTGTGTCTGCGCACGTGCGCACACACATACCCATAAGATCGGTTTGTTATTGCAAAGTCTAGATGCTACAAAAGATGTCACAGGGATTGGGGAGCATGGTTTaatggcagagcatttgctttgcatgcaacaggacccaggttcaatccctggcttctccagttaaaaagacctctgcatgagacactggagaaccactgccagagtATACTAAATTGATCTTGATTCAAGCTCtcactcaatataaggcagcttcctgtacaAAAGGGCTAACTGATCCactgattttcatttttaatgggTTATATTTTCAGATTGAGTAAGGGTGACGTCTGAAAGTTAAATATGTGCCCTTAGacgagggttttgtgaaaccttggggtttcttgacagcctggaagggttttccaaatgggtgggaattgtttagatattttttttaaaattgttaaacatttattgggtgatatgaccatatatcatgttgacccattctcccctccctaaatggccaatgataagcctgAAGGggttgtgaaggggaggggcccaaggtgggcatgtacacagctatgcttcccaaccatattccgcacaatcactccacttctcaggtttcttgaagtccgaagaatgtttcagagggttctcagcagtaaaaaaattgagaaaggctgcctttggCATATTCATTAGCTCTACCCTCGATCAGGGTGAAGTGAATTTGTCTTCCAAGCATTACTTTATAATCGGCATTGCTGCATTAAGCAGGAAACCTCACTGTGGAATGCTTCGTTCAACCTTTTCTCTATAAAAAGTAGCCAATTTTATAAAAAATTCCAGTAGCTCGCTATGGACACAACCCAACCACTGGtaaaaacatttattccaaatgGACCAAAATTGCAACCTGTGTCAGATAATTATGTGCCCTCAGACATATTCATTAGTTCTACCCTTTCAACGTCCCTGCGCAGTTGCTTCTTGTCATTTATATCTCATGCCTGCAGCTGTTCATGCTAATAATATTCACTCATTATTCTGTATTCTAATATTCTCTCTGGGCTTTGGCTAGGCACGGTGTATATCTTTAGCATCTGCTATTCCATAGCTCTTTGGGCTCCAATTTCGGAGACAAGTTCCATTCAGCTAAAAATGTGTACTACACAGGAAATCCTTTCAAACTATAGATGAGACCACTCAGATAGTATTCAGATGGTACTGCTGCAATTCTTGTTGCCTTATTCTTGTCACAGCAATAAGCTTTCCAGACTTCAATGCACAATTGCTGGTTCTTTGTAggaatgttttatttatgtatttatttattattaggctTATATCCCGCcacacagagaatgaggtggctggatggagtaactgaagcagtaggtgcaaacttaaatggactccggggaatggtagaggacaggaaggcctggaggatcattgtccatggggtcgcgatgggtcggacttcgcacctaacaacaacaacaaatatcccGCCACATTTCAAAAACTCACAGCGGTGTATAACATAAAACCCCTACATAAAATCCCTACATAAAACCCGTATCCAGAGGCCCCAAGACCCCCCGCAACCACAAATTAATTGCAAATCATCCTTTCTATACCTCTTCTAGATTCCACTTACAACTTGAAGTATCTGTGTCATTTTACTGTAGATGTTTTTACAATTATttaatattacatttttaaatctCACCCTTCCTTCAAAAAGCTCAGTCCAGCATATGATTGCACATGGGTTACTAATGTTCATGAGGGtttaagcatagaatcatagaggtggtaGGGGTtctacaggccatttagtccaatcctttgctcactgcaggatcagcctaaaacatccatgaaaaatatctgtctagccactacttaaagtctgccagtgaggaggaactCACCATCTTcttagacagctgattccactgctgagatACTGACTGTGAcaaattttcttcctgatatgtagccagtagctttccatgtagtttaaagccattactgtaagccttatcctctgctgctgacaggaaccactctctgccctcctccaagtgacaacctttccaatacttcaagagagccaccatgtcccctctcaacctcttctccaggctgaacattcccaagtctttccTCACACGGTTTGGTCACCagaccccggatcatccttgtcactctcctctgcaccctctcaatttgtccacatctttttggAAGCGAGGCCACCAAAACTGCACAAGGTAATCCACATGTGCTCTGACCAATAGAGTATGCAGCAGGACtatatcttgcaattttgatgtgatgcctccgttgatacagcccaagactgcattcatgtTTTTCAATGCCACATCACACtatttgctcatatttagcttacagtccacaagtaccccaagattttGTTCACACAAACTGCTACCCAGAActgcatctcccatccagtatgcatgcttctcagttTTGTAACCCAGgcgtagaactctgcacttatccttattgaattgcatcttactCTCATTTgttcacttttccagcatgttcagatcttgttgaactctatccctatcttctggggtgttcactactgctcccaatttggtgccatctgcaaattgAAGGAGTGTTCCCTCATAGCATAGCTAACAATACAGTATCATGCAGACTTACTCCAGTTCtaatcccattcatttcaatggaacaactctgcacaggattgcagggggaccgatctctttagtctggagatgagctataatgcaaggggacctccaggtcccacgtggaggctggcattcctaattcTGGCCCAGGGTTGCCTGTAGGGTcgccagctgtgggttggaaaatacctactTTAGGGGTAAAGCTGAGAGTTTGGGGGGAGAGATCTCAATGGAGTCTTATGTTacggagaccaccctccaaagcagcccttttatccagggggacagatctctgtcgcctggagatgaactgtaaaatcGGAGGATCcctagtcccacctggaggctggcattcctagttcTGGCCCAGGGTtgactgtagggttgccagctctggattgggaactacctggagcctttggggctagagccaggaatgggtgggatttggggtgagaaAGGACCTCGGCGAAGTGTAATgctagagagtccaccctccaaagcagccactttctccatcgCTGCCACCTAAAGATGAACTGCAAAACCAGACAATCCCAGTGCAGGGCTGGCGTCCgcatttgcccttttagccagCCGAAACTCTTCATTGCGCAGGCGCAGACagactccttctcctcctctacaGCCGCCCGTCACAAAGCTTTCGTTCTGCGCCGCCGCTCCCACAAGCCTCTGCGGGCAGCCCCGCCTTCCGCTTGTTTTGCGTCACATCCGTTTCCGTGTGCAGGAGGGAGgtcgaggcaggcaggcaggatgatCCCCCCGGTGGAGGTCTCCCCGTTGATCAAGGTGAGGGGAGCGCCCGCCTGGTCTCCTTATTCCCCGCGACCTTGGGTTGCCCTTGAGCAGCCTGGCCGGGCTCTGTCCCTTTAGGGGGAGGTGACCGTGGAGGAGGTCAAAGAGACgcggagggctggctggctgctgggctgCCTTTCGGGGCTGGGGGCGGCTCCCTAGGCACGGCTGCTGCTTCCTGGCTCCGCCCCGCGCTCTCCCTAAAATACATGGTTCGgttttcacgggggggggggggggggtcgaggtAGCTCTCCAAATGGCTtcggttggggggagggggtcagctcCTTTTTCCTTTGGTCTGGATCTGTTTCGACCCGTGCGCTGCAGTGTAATTTGATTTATGCTGCTTATAGTCTGAGATGGAAGGCAGGGTGAGTCAGGGCAttcagaaagaggaagaagagctgttttgtttgtaccccgcttttcattatctaaaggcgtctcaaagcagcttatggtaATATCTTTcccatcttctccccacaacagacattctgtgaggtagaagggagctctaagagaactgctatgtgagcaCAGTACTGAGAGAACTCGGAATCtgagtcacccagcatgtggaggagtaggggatcaaaTCTGGtcctccagaatagaggctgctgctcttaaccacgacaccatgctggtgaactgagctctgtcacctggagatcagctgtaatagtgggacatctccagccactacctagaggttggcaactatactctaaccaccacaccactctGTCTCTCAACGAGACATCTAATAGTCAATGAGATAGAACATGGAACTCGCCTCATCCTGCAGAATTTGACTTTGTAGTTTTCTTCTAGAATAATGTTCTTTCTTTTGCCCTGTTGGTTGCAGCTGTGGGCCTAATCTCCCTGCTAATCAGtttatgtaattaattaatttatgtcctgcttttcaccCCAGTGGGGACCTAAAGCAACTCACATAATTCTcttgtccattttatcctcacaacaaccatgtgaggtaggtgaggctgagagaatatgTCTGGCCcgtggtcacccagtgagtttccagggcagaatggggatttgaacctgggttttccagatACCAGTTTGACACGATCCACTACAACACACCAGCTCTTCAAAACCAAAAGTCATACTGTATGCATTTGATGAGGTGGGCTCGTGGAAGCATATGCTGTCATAAATTTGCTGCCAAATTtagttttattatatatttacatatttattacaGTTATGATGTACATACAAGGGTTTGTTTTCCATCTTTATACCGGTTTAGATGTTTTCCAAGCCTTGGGAACTAGCAAAGAGTTCACAGGATCGTCTGTGCCTGCGGAATGTGTATTTCCCCACGCTGCCCTTATTGTTAACCTTTTGCACAGGAGACTGTTATGAAAGCACATTAATATGTTAATTTCTCTGAAGAAAAACTAGTGGAGCTGATAATTTGTAAAACATGTATGTGGTCTAGATATGAGCTTGTTAAGCTGCTAGTAATTCAAACAAAAGCTTGCATCCAATGGTAGATGCCCTATAACGTGTTCAATGTGGGTGATATTTGAAAGGTGTTCCGGTGCAATTTTTTCCTCTAGCCAGCAAATGCAGACAGATGTTGACATGTGGGTTTAAATGTAACATCAGATGCAATACATTGATTGAATTTGATTATACTAGTGTTATTAGAGGTAATTTTCTGTGGATTGACTAGGCAGTTTGGGGTGGTTTATAAAGCTCATTTACCTCCCCTGGTTTAGTTGAATTCAGTTGCTCTGTTAGTGAAAAATAGTGTGAACAATGATGACCCTTTTTTTCTGCTTATGAAACCAAGCAAATGGGGAATTCAGTCTCTTGTGACGCAGAGGTATAAGATCTGGGTATTGACCCTGCAGAACAGCAGGTCTTCAACTCAGTGGCTGTGGCCTAGGCATTATGTCTTTGGGATAACTTCCTAGTAGGGATTCAGTGTTGTGGGGTACGGATTCTAAACTCATAAATGGAATGATATTTCTGTTTGAAGTCTGGGCAAGATAATTACAACTGGCCTGCCAAGTTTGGTTTTTCCATCTAAGAAACCTTGAAGCTGCAGCTTGTTAGATTACAAGGCCTGCCTTTAAAAACTATACCCCTTAAAGCCTGGGAAACAGGGCTTGGTTAGGTAGCAGTTTCATATACCTGCACTTTGTTTTTCAGTTCACCAGGTACTCGGCATTGTTCATCGGAATGATCTATGGAAAGAAAAGATATGGTAAGTGGCTAAGGACCAGTCTAACGCAAACAGCTTCTTCAAAGTGAACTATGTAGGGTAGACAATCCTATGTAGAATTCCAGTCTGCGCCCCTGATTTCCATGAGCTTAGGCcagaataactctgcataggatcatGCTTCAGGGGGGAAGCTTTCCATTGACCAAACATTTGTGCATACAATGAAATAGATTCCTTTAATGACAGACTACTTGAAGCCTATTGCTGCGGAGGAAAGGAgaatagaagaggaagagaagaagaaacaagaaGAATTGGCACGCATTGCAAAAGCCCTGGCAGAAGGTATTTTTCTTAGacgtatcctttttttttttttttaaacatcatgCCTGTTTTCTTCAAGCACGTTGTCCCTGTACTCACACTGGAGTTCACTCTTCATGGACATTTGTGCATCCCGAAAAACTGGCAATCGGGATCTGGATTAATGTTGGGTTGAAATTGTGAATTCAACAACATGCATGTGAAGTCTTAGGCATGAATTACTTGAGGGAAACTGAATCGTGCCTGCACTGCACTGTAACTGCTGTacagagccagcagcaagtaattGAAAACAATCTAAAGATGGAAACTGTTTGGAATTTTGAATTGCAGAACTCACTTGATTTCTTGATCCATTGGTAGTTGCCAAAAGAGGGGTGTTGCTGACTGTTGGACTGATGGCTCTGCCTTCAAAATAGGGTTGTGTTTTATTTCTCTAGAAGAAAACCTATAAGAGGAGCATGACACTTAAGAACGAAGAGTGTAGGTGTACTACTGTGTTAGCCTGATTAaccttccccctttttttgtgtTCATCTTGGTTTAGCTTTGCTAGCTAAGGGGAATAATTGCTTCTCCCCCCCCGCTTCGGTAAAAGCCCAATAGTGGGCACTATCTCGCCTACATGTGGCATGCTAGCTTGATGTGACAAGATGAAGTCCATTTTTTAACAGCCAAATTCTTAAAATATCTGCATTCGAATGAGACAACTTTGGGAAGATTCTTGCTCTGTAGGCTAGTAGAAGTTCCCAGCTGGCTAACTAGAGTCAATAAATGGTAGCTATTAGAAATTACGAGTTACTGGAAATGGCCAGTTCTCATGCTTTGCTTTTTGAGGAATGGCAGGAAAGATCGCTTCACCAAGCTTGCATTATTCACTGGCTAAAACAAAGGGAACTAATGAATTGTCAAAGGTTTTCATGGCCGGAGAAAACTGGTGGTCGTGGGTTTTCTGGGCAGCATGGCCATGGCCTGGTAGTTCTAGTCCCTGACGTTTcaccaggaactgtggctggcatcttcagaggtgggGAAGGGCAAGGTGGGAATCTTTTCATACGTGCTGGCCAGAGGCTGACATCTCTGCTGTCTTGTTGCAAGGAGGATTCCCCCCAATCTGCAAATCAAGAAGAAGCACAGGGAGGAGGGCTACTCTGAGGGTTTTGACTCTTAGCTTCAAtgccctaaaccagtggttctcaacctgggggtcgggacccttttggggatcaaacgaccctttcacaggggtcatagcagggcaagcaacttggctgggggggggcgccatctacacaacagccttgcgggatagaAATGGTCTGGGTCATGTTTATCTTTGGGACCGCCTCCTCTCCTATACCctcccaaaaaaattaaaaagaagcagTCCAAGTCTGCTTAgagtccccggccccaaagagataaaacAGGCCTTGAACAGGGCTTGTTCCTCCCTATCCTTAGCCTGATGGAACGCTCCacctaaagagatcagggccctccaggaccttaaGCAATTCCAGAGGGCCAGTTTACTGTGCTGTAGGCTTGTGCCCTTTGGCCATTTCAGTGGCCATTCATGACCAAAGTGGCCagcgatgtggggggggggtgcagcagtGGCGTGTCAGTCAGCATacgcacgcaggcacagagctctgcaccggTGTGTGGGCAGCGAGTCACacactgcccctcccctgcctaTGGCCCTGGCTGCCTCCGGCTTGAATGGCCACCGAAGTGCATCGAAGCACACAAGCCTGCTGTGCTGTTCTGTCAGCCCTGTGGCTGAGATCAAGGAAGAACTTCacaaaatgctggcctccctacttgaAACATCCACTGGCAGGAACCCCTCCAAACTCAGATCAGTCTCCTTAGCGATACACCTAACAGGAGGTGGTTTTTATGAAGGATCGATGGTTTTATTACTTACCAcgcattgtttttaaaatgttgtcaaccaccctgagccaacaggGATacggtgggatacaaataaaataccGATCAATTGATTGTGGGTAGTTCTGGTGCCCTGAAAGCCTTTTTTCAGATTAAGAATGAAGTGTGATTACagcttttgttggggggggggggcgtgtgtgATGTGCCCAATCATAAGCATGTGGGATACTCCCACTTCAATATCTTCCCAATCTCTGGAGAAGAATTAAACAGCTTGATGTAGCTGCAGTTCTGCCAGGATCAGTTACTGAATTGTAGCAGCGGCTGCCAGCAGTGCATTTGGTACAGATCTGTTTAGGCCATATGCTTGGCGCATATTTGAATCCCTTGCTGGTGAACTCAGTTGCCTTATTCTTTCCTTTTCAGCGAGTGAAGACACAATACTGAAATGAAACCAGCCGTTGTCGACTTCAGCTGCATTGTCCAGAACCTCAGAAGTAAATAATCTCGACTCTGCTATGGACCGCGTCAATAAACATTTTGTTAACTAGGATTTTCAGGTTTCGTTGTTTGTAAAgtacaaattaaaaatgtatgccACATTAGACTGCCTCCTAAATGTTTGTCTAACAGCTGCAGGAATATAGATGCCACTCACTTAAAAAATCATTCAGTGGCGCAGTGTGGCGATATTAATACAGAATCGGAGCAGGATCTAGTGATGgatgttttgtttccttgtaGTGTTGCTGGAAATTGATCCTTCTCTCATTGATTGGCTGTAACATGTATTCAGAGTTCTGAACATTCAGAGTATGTTGCATTGTAACCAATGGCCCTAGAAACTGGCATTTAGAGAACAGAAGGAATTGCCTTGTGTTCAttcataaatatgtaaataaccCTAGCACATGGGGTGGGAACACTGGGGTAATGAGGTTGGCACTAGCCTGCGTAGCCATTCGTAACTCAATTAAGTGGCATTGTGACATTTATTAATGTCTGCAGCACAAGGAAAACAAACTTTTGTTCAAGTTTGCAATAAAACTCTATAATGCAGACATTCTCTGGATCTGCTTTCAGTCTGTGAAGCGAGAGGCTGGGTTGTAGAATATGGTATCCTGAGATGGTGGGTGATAAGCAGAAAATTCAAGGATTATTCGTATAAATGAGAAAAGAACTGCTGAATGTCTTAAATGCTACATAAGCAAAAGCTTTCAAAACCGTACCAAGTTTCCTCACATTTAATTCTTGTCACATTTCCAGTGGATGAGTGCCAGGTCTTTTTGATTCTCCAGTTTATTCACCTTATCATAGGTATCTGTATTGAATACAGACCAGCCAAGAAGTCAATGGAATATCTGCCCTGGAGTC from Paroedura picta isolate Pp20150507F chromosome 7, Ppicta_v3.0, whole genome shotgun sequence includes these protein-coding regions:
- the MYL5 gene encoding myosin light chain 5 — protein: MASRKTKKKEGGAKRAARASSNVFSNFEQTQIQEFKEAFTLIDQNRDGFIDKEDLKDTYASLGKTNVKDDELESMLKEATGPINFTMFLNLFGEKLSGTDTEETILNAFKMFDPEAKGNINKDYIKRLMMSQGDKFSAEEIDQMFQSSPIDVAGNLDYKALCYTITHGEEKE
- the ATP5ME gene encoding ATP synthase F(0) complex subunit e, mitochondrial encodes the protein MIPPVEVSPLIKFTRYSALFIGMIYGKKRYDYLKPIAAEERRIEEEEKKKQEELARIAKALAEASEDTILK